One window of the Triticum dicoccoides isolate Atlit2015 ecotype Zavitan chromosome 3B, WEW_v2.0, whole genome shotgun sequence genome contains the following:
- the LOC119274349 gene encoding uncharacterized protein LOC119274349: MRSNPATPANPSRRGKRGHYNSANKSRRKGDRAYMCSPHLIPPIMKRLSDEQRGFVEKIGFGSLLSMADFEMDKALTLWLIDRFSCDAEALEFDGGVSVPVRPLVASVLGIPSGPIQVVAGLHVGDALRTRYRCLKGKNAEKLAEEMRGMTEEEPFCMAFMMVILAVYLAPNTTKLVNRYLFGAAQQVGSLKQMDWCGFVADYLFRGIRKFKESDAPFVFVKGCVHILNVIFIDLVKHAAFEVPNGFPRLGFVTTEHNKWVASHPFGSLLVRRLEESVYAPVLNNMGDGNIVEGGTCADSDTNTDALANQFAITVTHQNNPHPISAYPGPARTTPDVTSLASVEHVALETSARSAVYSFNTHRVEGSVFLEERVVFPRSREQLQSGGPSSPFSAQIAEKTQLAPEATLGRSRGSPKDDRTPERARVELPNSGQVKRAGEGTIRMDMSLLSCRVCYHPVKPPVFQCNVGHLACGTCLAELPGEQCPICEHGGGFSRCPVMDDVVLSSEMKCSYGGCQSYVPYHELDGHQRVCPHAPCFCTEPGCGFCGPPPALLGHLTAVHSVPVQKVQYGNVHRLRLSEARCLLHAEEDDSVFLLAVGAVGALGMATVVSAVCICAGASLEPRHAVKLRANGPPPPSGAAGSILLDMKAVTNSNRPGEVAVEELPSFLMVPPTYLVGSGASEVSLDVRIDRV, from the exons ATGCGATCCAATCCTGCCACGCCTGCGAATCCCAGCAGGAGGGGAAAGCGGGGGCATTACAACTCCGCCAACAAGTCCCGCCGGAAG GGCGATAGGGCGTATATGTGCTCGCCTCACCTCATCCCGCCGATCATGAAGCGTCTCAGCGACGAGCAGAGAGGCTTTGTCGAAAAGATTGGGTTTGGGAGCCTGCTGTCCATGGCAGACTTCGAGATGGACAAGGCCCTCACCCTGTGGCTGATCGACAGGTTCAGCTGCGACGCCGAGGCGCTCGAGTTCGACGGCGGCGTGTCGGTCCCGGTGAGGCCGCTCGTGGCGTCCGTCCTCGGGATCCCTTCCGGCCCCATCCAGGTCGTGGCGGGCCTCCACGTCGGCGACGCTCTCCGCACTCGCTACCGCTGCCTGAAAGGGAAGAACGCCGAGAAACTGGCCGAAGAAATGCGCGGCATGACCGAGGAGGAACCCTTCTGTATGGCCTTCATGATGGTGATCCTTGCGGTTTATCTCGCGCCCAACACGACCAAGCTTGTCAACAGGTACTTGTTTGGAGCTGCCCAACAGGTTGGCAGCCTCAAGCAGATGGACTGGTGCGGCTTCGTTGCTGACTATCTCTTCAGAGGGATCAGGAAGTTCAAGGAATCGGATGCACCCTTTGTTTTTGTAAAGGGCTGTGTGCACATTCTCAAC GTCATTTTCATTGATCTCGTGAAACACGCTGCATTTGAAGTGCCAAACGGCTTTCCACGCTTGGGCTTTGTCACTACAGAGCATAACAAATGGGTAGCTTCACATCCCTTTGGTAGCTTGCTG GTGCGTCGTCTAGAAGAGTCTGTCTATGCTCCCGTGCTCAATAACATGGGAGATGGTAACATTGTTGAAGGCGGAACATGTGCTGATTCTGATACAAATACTGATGCTCTGGCCAATCAGTTTGCTATCACTGTCACCCATCAAAATAACCCGCATCCGATTTCAGCATACCCTGGCCCTGCCAGAACAACCCCTGATGTAACGAGCTTGGCCAGTGTTGAACATGTAGCGTTAGAGACATCAGCTCGATCTGCAG TGTATTCATTTAACACTCACAGAGTTGAGGGGTCTGTTTTCTTGGAAGAACGCGTAGTTTTTCCAAGAAGCCGCGAGCAATTGCAGTCTGGTGGGCCTTCTTCACCGTTTTCTGCACAA ATTGCGGAGAAGACGCAGCTTGCGCCAGAAGCCACTTTGGGAAGGAGCAGGGGTTCACCGAAGGACGATCGGACGCCCGAGAGGGCGAGGGTGGAGCTGCCCAATAGTGGGCAAGTAAAGCGAGCCGGAGAAGGCACCATAAGGATGGACATGAGTTTGCTTAGTTGTCGCGTCTGCTACCACCCCGTCAAGCCCCCTGTCTTCCAG TGCAATGTCGGGCATTTAGCTTGCGGCACATGCCTCGCGGAGCTCCCCGGCGAACAGTGCCCGATCtgtgagcacggcggtggctttagccGCTGCCCAGTGATGGACGACGTCGTCTTGTCGAGCGAGATGAAGTGCTCCTACGGCGGCTGCCAGAGCTACGTCCCCTACCACGAGCTCGACGGCCACCAGAGAGTGTGCCCACACGCGCCCTGCTTCTGCACGGAGCCCGGTTGCGGCTTCTGCGGCCCTCCGCCGGCGCTCCTCGGCCACCTCACCGCGGTGCACTCGGTGCCAGTGCAGAAGGTCCAGTACGGCAATGTTCACCGGCTCCGGTTGTCGGAGGCGCGGTGCCTGCTCCACGCGGAAGAGGACGACAGCGTGTTCCTCCTGGCCGTGGGGGCCGTGGGCGCGCTCGGCATGGCCACCGTCGTGTCTGCGGTGTGCATCTGCGCGGGAGCGTCACTGGAGCCGCGGCACGCGGTCAAGCtccgggcgaacggcccgccgccaCCGAGCGGCGCAGCGGGCAGCATTCTGTTGGACATGAAGGCGGTGACGAACAGCAACAGGCCCGGCGAGGTGGCCGTGGAGGAGCTGCCGTCGTTCTTGATGGTGCCGCCGACATATCTGGTTGGATCTGGCGCGTCCGAGGTGTCTCTCGACGTTCGCATTGACAGGGTGTGA
- the LOC119274352 gene encoding uncharacterized protein LOC119274352, translating into MEKSSKSSSYWEDEYAQEQQHNSVREEQQQHSEEQQVHANAEEQQQYVGAEEQHQYVGAEGHMEEPEPWKFSNMYYQPRRTSKLTVSRGKSSVVEEEVNSGSDLSDSDYAIPPSESNSSASDDEVLEMRKYAKELKEKVRKNMLREDEGKTCNVSDDFIVPENSWLDDSDGEGTPYFESDDDMSYDEGSA; encoded by the coding sequence ATGGAGAAGAGCAGCAAGAGCAGCAGTTACTGGGAGGATGAGTATGCACAAGAGCAGCAGCACAATTCAGTTAGAGAAGAGCAGCAACAACATTCAGAGGAGCAGCAGGTTCATGCAAATGCAGAGGAGCAGCAACAATATGTAGGTGCAGAGGAGCAGCACCAATATGTAGGTGCAGAGGGGCACATGGAAGAACCAGAACCTTGGAAATTTTCCAACATGTATTACCAGCCTAGAAGGACATCTAAATTAACAGTTAGTAGAGGAAAATCAAGTGTAGTTGAGGAGGAAGTAAATAGTGGCAGTGATTTATCTGATAGTGACTATGCTATCCCCCCTTCAGAAAGCAACAGCTCAGCATCTGATGATGAGGTCTTGGAGATGAGAAAATATGCAAAAGAATTGAAGGAGAAAGTGAGAAAGAACATGTTGAGAGAAGATGAGGGCAAAACATGCAATGTGTCTGATGATTTTATTGTGCCTGAAAACTCTTGGCTAGATGATTCAGATGGAGAAGGTACACCATACTTTGAAAGTGATGAcgatatgtcatatgatgaaggcAGTGCCTGA
- the LOC119274350 gene encoding uncharacterized protein LOC119274350: protein MIQMEKVHHAISAIYTISGLIDDYIAPCYKISEYDKIYNHVLQPVEGKESWPVADMPKPHPPPHRVMPGRKKTKRRREEGEKPQGNKLSKKGIKIACSMCGSFSHNKRTCEKNPNKGQKQNASYTRAAKRARKKQQKDLVNNTQVPHPGKRTKKQAAHSPARPTSMPKTASQPVGRGTQRRNHNRAGSSSQPAPRVQVTSGSQQVPSQNRFQWFLTGEH from the exons ATGATTCAGATGGAGAAGGTACACCATGCAATCAGTGCAATTTACACAATCTCTGGACTGATAGATGATTACATTGCCCCATGCTACAAGATCTCTGAGTACGACAAGATATATAACCATGTCTTGCAACCAGTGGAGGGAAAAGAGAGTTGGCCAGTTGCTGACATGCCAAAACCTCATCCACCTCCTCATAGGGTAATGCCAGGAAgaaagaagacaaaaagaagaagagaagaaggtgAGAAACCTCAGGGGAACAAGCTTTCAAAGAAAGGCATTAAAATTGCATGTTCTATGTGTGGGAGCTTTTCTCATAACAAAAGAACCTGTGAGAAAAATCCAAATAAAGGTCAGAAACAAAATGCTAGCTACACAAGAGCagcaaaaagagcaaggaaaaaacAGCAAAAAGATTTAGTAAACAACACACAG GTGCCACACCCAGGAAAGAGGACAAAGAAGCAAGCAGCGCATAGTCCAGCAAGGCCAACTTCAATGCCCAAAACTGCTTCTCAACCTGTTGGAAGGGGAACCCAGAGAAGGAATCACAACAGGGCAGGTTCAAGCTCACAGCCTGCTCCAAGAGTTCAAGTAACTTCAGGCTCACAGCAAGTGCCAAGTCAGAACAGGTTTCAATGGTTTCTAACTGGGGAACATTGA